In Janthinobacterium sp. 67, a genomic segment contains:
- a CDS encoding efflux RND transporter permease subunit, translating into MIDRVIATCCQRRGIVWLVLLFVAAYGVYCWKQLPIEAYPDIADVTSQIVTQVPGLGAEEIEQQITIPLERALLGTPGMHVLRTRSLFALSLITVVFEDGSDGYFTRERLQERLASVNLPYDAKPGLDPYTSPTGEIYRYTLESTTRSLRELSELQFWTVIPRLQQVRGVADVSNFGGLTTQFMLELDPAKLDSYGFSLAQVKDAINANNISGGGSVIDRGQQSYVVRGVGLLHSLADMGNVVVSSKDGVPVLVKDLGKLAYGNVERRGILGKDDNPDTIEGITLLLKDFNPSEALAGIHAAVDDLNAHVLPKDVKVVPYLDRSSLIDATLHTVGFTLGEGMLLVALVLLLYLGSPRAAAIVALTIPLALLIAFIFMHHFKIPANLLSLGAIDFGILVDGSVVVLENMLRRREREQERPLTLQDAVDATLQVARPIMFGMAVIIAAYLPLFAFQRIEYKLFSPMAYAVGAALVGALVVALVLIPSLAWLALRKPRRMPHNRALDALAGAYGRFLERMVGRKRWVAMVCAGSLAALAILGASIGRDFLPYLDEGSLWLQVQMPPGITLDKASEMASELRRAALEFPEVSTIVTQTGRNDDGTDYWTPSHIEASVGLHPYKSWKSGMSKQQLIAKMHERFARMPGISVAFMQPMIDGVQDKLSGAHSDLTVKIFGSDLDEVRAIAGKVARVLKGVPGASDVAVDVEPPLPNLKVELDRAKAARYGINAADVADLISTGIGGAPVGQVYVGEKSYDIAVRFPPALRSSPDAIANLMLNAANGARIPLAQVATISTTSGESVIVREMGRRHIIVRLNARGRDLAGFLAEARPLVAQAVASEHQRISVEWGGQFENLQRAQSRLALILPMTLGAMFLLLFGQFRNLRQPALVLLAVPLAMLGGLAALHLRGMTLNVSSAVGFIALFGVAVLNAVLMLAQINRLRSEEGKSLRDAVLEGARDRMRPVLMTATVAALGLTPAMLATGLGSDVQRPLATVVVGGLVTATALTLLLLPALYYLIEAHLQKRQTHTEGETHDTF; encoded by the coding sequence ATGATTGACCGTGTCATCGCCACCTGCTGCCAGCGGCGCGGCATCGTCTGGCTCGTGCTGCTGTTCGTCGCCGCCTATGGCGTGTATTGCTGGAAGCAGCTGCCCATCGAGGCCTATCCCGATATCGCCGACGTCACCTCGCAGATCGTCACGCAGGTGCCGGGCCTGGGCGCCGAGGAAATCGAGCAGCAGATCACGATCCCCCTCGAGCGCGCCCTGCTCGGCACACCGGGCATGCACGTGCTGCGCACGCGCAGCCTGTTCGCGCTGTCCTTGATCACGGTGGTGTTCGAGGATGGCAGCGACGGCTACTTCACGCGCGAACGGCTGCAGGAGCGCCTGGCCAGCGTGAACCTGCCCTACGACGCCAAGCCGGGACTCGATCCCTATACGTCGCCCACGGGCGAGATCTACCGCTATACGCTGGAATCGACAACGCGCTCCCTGCGCGAACTGTCCGAGCTGCAGTTCTGGACCGTGATCCCGCGCCTGCAGCAGGTGCGCGGCGTGGCCGACGTGAGCAATTTCGGCGGCCTGACGACGCAATTCATGCTGGAACTCGACCCCGCAAAACTGGACAGCTACGGCTTCTCGCTGGCGCAGGTCAAGGACGCCATCAACGCCAACAACATCAGCGGCGGCGGCAGCGTCATCGACCGCGGTCAGCAATCGTACGTGGTGCGCGGCGTGGGTTTGCTCCATTCGCTAGCCGACATGGGCAACGTCGTCGTCAGCAGCAAGGACGGCGTGCCCGTACTGGTAAAAGACCTGGGCAAGCTCGCCTACGGTAACGTGGAGCGGCGCGGCATCCTCGGCAAGGATGACAACCCCGACACCATCGAAGGCATCACCCTGCTGCTCAAGGATTTCAACCCGTCCGAAGCGCTGGCCGGCATCCATGCGGCCGTGGACGACTTGAACGCCCACGTGCTGCCGAAGGACGTCAAGGTCGTGCCCTACCTGGACCGCAGCTCGCTGATCGACGCCACCCTGCACACGGTGGGATTTACCTTGGGTGAAGGCATGCTGCTGGTCGCCCTCGTGCTGCTGCTGTATCTGGGCAGCCCGCGCGCGGCCGCCATCGTCGCGCTGACGATCCCGCTGGCCCTGCTGATCGCCTTCATCTTCATGCACCATTTTAAGATTCCCGCCAATTTGCTGTCCTTGGGGGCGATCGACTTCGGCATCCTCGTCGACGGTTCCGTCGTGGTGCTGGAAAACATGCTGCGCCGCCGCGAACGGGAGCAGGAACGTCCCCTCACCCTGCAGGACGCCGTCGACGCGACCCTGCAAGTGGCGCGACCCATCATGTTCGGCATGGCCGTCATCATCGCCGCCTACCTGCCCCTGTTCGCCTTCCAGCGCATCGAATACAAGCTGTTCTCGCCCATGGCGTATGCGGTCGGCGCGGCGCTCGTGGGCGCGCTCGTGGTGGCGCTCGTGCTGATCCCCAGCCTGGCCTGGCTGGCCTTGCGCAAGCCGCGCCGCATGCCGCACAACCGCGCGCTGGACGCTCTGGCGGGCGCGTATGGCCGCTTCCTCGAACGCATGGTGGGCAGGAAGCGCTGGGTGGCGATGGTGTGCGCAGGATCGCTCGCGGCGCTTGCCATCCTGGGCGCCAGCATCGGGCGCGATTTTTTACCGTACCTCGATGAAGGTTCCTTGTGGCTGCAAGTGCAGATGCCGCCCGGGATCACCCTGGACAAGGCGTCCGAAATGGCCAGCGAACTGCGCCGCGCCGCGCTGGAATTTCCGGAAGTGTCGACCATCGTCACGCAGACGGGGCGCAACGACGACGGCACCGATTACTGGACGCCATCGCACATCGAAGCGAGCGTGGGACTGCATCCGTACAAAAGCTGGAAGTCGGGCATGAGCAAGCAACAATTGATCGCCAAGATGCACGAACGCTTCGCCCGCATGCCTGGCATCAGCGTGGCCTTCATGCAGCCGATGATCGACGGCGTGCAGGATAAATTGTCGGGCGCGCACAGCGACCTGACGGTGAAAATCTTCGGCAGCGACCTCGATGAAGTGCGCGCCATCGCCGGCAAGGTGGCACGCGTCTTGAAAGGCGTCCCCGGTGCTTCCGACGTGGCCGTGGACGTGGAGCCGCCCCTGCCCAACCTGAAGGTGGAACTGGACCGCGCCAAGGCGGCCCGCTACGGCATCAACGCGGCCGACGTGGCCGACCTGATTTCCACCGGCATCGGCGGCGCGCCCGTCGGCCAGGTCTACGTGGGCGAGAAAAGCTACGACATCGCCGTGCGCTTCCCGCCGGCCCTGCGTTCCAGCCCCGACGCCATCGCCAATTTGATGCTCAACGCCGCCAACGGCGCGAGGATCCCGCTGGCGCAGGTGGCCACCATCAGCACCACCTCGGGCGAAAGCGTGATCGTGCGCGAAATGGGACGGCGCCACATCATCGTGCGCCTCAACGCCCGCGGACGCGACCTGGCCGGCTTCCTGGCCGAGGCGCGTCCGCTGGTGGCGCAAGCCGTGGCCAGCGAGCACCAGCGCATCAGCGTCGAATGGGGCGGCCAGTTCGAGAACCTGCAGCGCGCGCAAAGCCGTTTGGCGCTGATACTGCCGATGACCCTGGGTGCCATGTTTTTGCTGCTGTTTGGCCAGTTCCGCAACCTGCGCCAGCCCGCGCTGGTCTTGCTGGCAGTGCCGCTGGCCATGCTGGGCGGCCTGGCCGCGCTGCACCTGCGCGGCATGACCTTGAACGTGTCGAGCGCCGTCGGCTTCATCGCCCTGTTCGGCGTGGCCGTCCTGAATGCCGTGCTGATGCTGGCGCAGATCAACCGCTTGCGCAGCGAGGAAGGCAAGAGCCTGCGCGACGCCGTGCTCGAAGGCGCGCGCGACCGCATGCGCCCCGTGCTGATGACGGCCACCGTGGCCGCCCTGGGCTTGACGCCGGCCATGCTGGCGACGGGCCTGGGCAGCGACGTGCAGCGTCCGCTGGCGACCGTCGTCGTGGGCGGCCTGGTGACGGCGACGGCACTGACCCTGCTGCTGTTGCCGGCCCTGTACTACCTGATCGAGGCGCACCTGCAAAAACGCCAGACGCATACCGAAGGAGAGACCCATGACACGTTTTAA
- a CDS encoding TolC family protein has translation MTRFNLLLAAWLIAPGAVAAPLSFDTYLSAVESHSLELQAQQEDITSAKAGIGIAGLRPDPEFTLGATRETVRSVEHRPVTWNPAISMAIETGGKRAARLKAAHSNVALAEETVAGFRSELYGTAAAAFTQACRTRDVLARKEQTMAALSKVVEANAVRRKAGDVGGIELLQSRVERDQFQAELAQARSEADSAMLNLSPPLGRQFDALFPDAQLACDFAAYENSDASALVPQALEARSDVRIARATVDHLRDGAALVRANRAIDPTVTVGLAAARGYHEGFDASGSPVDGSPRSRALSISLAIPIPLSRRDKGDVVQAEASVTQAMLALRQAELTAETQVRTAQRQLRAAQDRLARYRDGVLVDAQKVVDGMRLSYFSGNASLLEWLAAQRSADEAYQGYVQARADAAIASTQLQLAIGQRPSL, from the coding sequence ATGACACGTTTTAATCTGCTGCTGGCGGCCTGGCTGATCGCGCCCGGTGCCGTGGCCGCGCCCTTGAGCTTTGACACCTACCTGTCCGCCGTGGAAAGCCACAGCCTGGAATTGCAGGCGCAGCAGGAAGACATCACCTCGGCCAAGGCCGGCATCGGCATCGCCGGCCTGCGTCCCGATCCCGAGTTCACCTTGGGCGCGACGCGCGAAACCGTGCGCAGCGTCGAGCACCGTCCCGTCACGTGGAACCCGGCCATCAGCATGGCCATCGAGACGGGCGGCAAGCGCGCCGCGCGGTTAAAAGCGGCGCACAGCAATGTCGCGCTGGCCGAGGAAACGGTTGCCGGCTTCAGGAGCGAGCTGTATGGGACCGCCGCCGCCGCGTTCACGCAAGCGTGCCGCACGCGCGACGTCCTCGCGCGCAAGGAGCAGACCATGGCGGCCCTGTCAAAAGTGGTCGAGGCGAACGCCGTGCGGCGCAAGGCGGGCGACGTGGGCGGCATCGAGCTGCTGCAGTCGCGCGTGGAACGCGACCAGTTCCAGGCCGAGCTGGCGCAGGCGCGCAGCGAGGCGGACAGCGCCATGTTGAATTTGTCGCCGCCGCTGGGGCGCCAGTTCGACGCGCTGTTTCCGGACGCGCAGCTGGCCTGCGACTTCGCCGCATATGAAAACAGCGATGCCAGCGCGCTGGTGCCGCAGGCGCTCGAGGCCCGCAGCGACGTACGCATCGCCCGCGCCACCGTCGACCATCTGCGCGACGGCGCGGCGCTCGTGCGTGCCAACCGCGCCATCGACCCGACCGTCACCGTGGGCCTGGCCGCCGCGCGCGGCTACCATGAGGGCTTTGACGCCAGCGGCAGCCCCGTCGACGGTTCGCCCCGCTCGCGCGCACTGTCCATCTCGCTGGCCATCCCCATTCCCCTGTCGCGGCGCGACAAGGGCGACGTCGTGCAGGCGGAAGCAAGTGTCACGCAGGCGATGCTGGCCCTGCGCCAGGCGGAGCTGACGGCGGAAACGCAGGTGCGCACGGCGCAGCGGCAACTGCGTGCGGCGCAGGACAGGCTGGCGCGCTACCGCGACGGCGTGCTGGTCGATGCGCAAAAGGTGGTCGATGGCATGCGCCTGTCCTACTTCAGCGGCAATGCGTCGCTGCTGGAATGGCTGGCGGCGCAGCGTTCGGCCGATGAGGCCTACCAGGGCTATGTGCAGGCGCGCGCCGATGCGGCCATCGCCAGCACGCAGCTGCAACTGGCGATCGGCCAGCGGCCGAGCTTGTAG
- the xerD gene encoding site-specific tyrosine recombinase XerD, which yields MMNSLLAPDNATLIDEFCDSLWLEDGLSKNSLDAYRRDMRLFARWLEVARPGREGLYEVSTADIEAYFAARHDESKATSSNRRLSVLKRFYQLALRHKHIAADPCLKMVSAKQPARFVHTLSEAQVEALLAAPDVSTPLGLRERTMLELMYASGLRVSELVDLQSVELSLNDGVLRITGKGSKTRLVPFGEQARLWIERYLKEARGIILDGQMDDALFVTRRGGAMTRQMFWVIIKKHALSAGITAPLSPHTLRHAFATHLLNHGADLRVVQLLLGHSDISTTQIYTHVARERLKLLHAQHHPRG from the coding sequence ATGATGAACAGCCTGCTGGCGCCCGACAACGCCACCCTGATCGATGAATTCTGCGACAGCCTGTGGCTGGAAGACGGCTTGTCGAAGAACTCGCTCGACGCCTACCGGCGCGACATGCGGCTGTTTGCGCGCTGGCTGGAAGTGGCGCGGCCCGGGCGCGAAGGCCTGTACGAAGTATCGACGGCCGACATCGAGGCGTATTTCGCCGCCCGCCACGACGAGAGCAAGGCGACGTCGTCGAACCGGCGCCTGTCCGTGCTCAAGCGGTTTTACCAGCTGGCCCTGCGGCACAAGCATATCGCGGCCGACCCGTGCCTGAAGATGGTGTCGGCCAAGCAGCCCGCGCGCTTCGTGCATACCTTGAGCGAAGCGCAGGTGGAAGCGCTGCTGGCGGCGCCCGACGTGAGCACGCCGCTGGGGCTGCGCGAGCGCACCATGCTCGAACTCATGTATGCAAGCGGCTTGCGCGTGTCGGAGCTGGTGGACTTGCAATCCGTGGAATTGAGCCTCAACGATGGCGTGCTGCGCATCACGGGCAAGGGCAGCAAGACGCGGCTGGTGCCGTTCGGCGAGCAGGCGCGGCTGTGGATCGAGCGTTACCTGAAGGAAGCGCGCGGCATCATCCTCGACGGGCAGATGGACGACGCGCTGTTCGTCACGCGGCGCGGCGGCGCCATGACGCGGCAAATGTTCTGGGTCATCATCAAGAAGCACGCGCTGAGCGCCGGCATCACGGCGCCGCTGTCGCCGCACACCCTGCGCCATGCGTTCGCCACCCACTTGCTCAACCATGGCGCCGACTTGCGTGTCGTGCAATTGCTGCTGGGGCACTCCGATATTTCCACCACCCAGATTTACACGCATGTGGCCCGCGAACGGCTGAAACTGCTGCACGCGCAGCATCATCCACGCGGCTAA